The Chloroflexota bacterium genome segment CGACGGCACCTATACCGCGCACGCGATGCCGCCGATATTCTGGGATCGCAGCATGCCGCGGGACGAGGCCGTGCAGCATGGCATGCAGCAGGTGATGTGGGACCTCGAGGCACTCATCCGCAAGGCGCCGGAGCAGTGGTATATGTTTCGGTCCATGTGGGAGGCCGCCGGATAGTGCGCATTCTTCAGGTTTCGCCGTACGACTTCCCGTACCCGGGCGGGGTGACGGAGCACGTGATGGCCTTGGACCGCGAGTTCCGGGCGCTGGGGCACGAGGTGGCGATCATGGCGCCCTCGTCGGCGGAGACGCCCGAGGTGCAGAACCCCAACTTCTACCGGGTCGGGCGCCGCATCGTGCCGCTGCCGGTGAACCAGTCGACGGCGCGGCTCACGCTGTCCCCGGCGCTGCTGCCGCGCGTGCGCCGCTTCCTGGACGAGCGCCGGTTCGACGTCGTCCACCTGCAGGAGCCGCTGGTGCCGGCCTTGCCGCTCACGGTGCTGCGCCACTCCAAGGCGCTGAATGTCGGCACGTTTCACGCGGCGCGCAAGTCGGCGTTCGTCTATCACACCACGCGGCCGCTCATCCGGCGGCTGCAACGCAAGCTGGACGGCAAGATTGCCGTGTCCCAGGCGGCGCGGGACCTGGTGAACCGCTCCTACCGCGGCGAATACCGCATCATTCCGAACGGCATCGACGTCGACTTCTACGGTCGGGACATCAAGCCGCTGCCGCAGCTTGCCGACGGCTGCTTCAACATCCTGTTCGTGGGCCGCTTCGACAAGCGCAAGGGCCTCTCGGTGCTGCTGCGCGCGATGCAGCTGGTCCAACAGATGCAGCCCCGCACCCGGCTGGTACTCGTGGGGGCGTACCGCCCGCGCCAGCGACGCATCTACCAGCGTCAGGTCGACCAGCTTGGCCTGCGCAACGTCGTGTTCGCGGGCTACGTGAGCCAGGAGGACAAGCAGCGTTACCTCAAGAGCTCGCACGTGTTTTGCTCGCCGGCGCTCGGCGGGGAAAGCCAGGGAGTCGT includes the following:
- a CDS encoding glycosyltransferase family 4 protein translates to MTEHVMALDREFRALGHEVAIMAPSSAETPEVQNPNFYRVGRRIVPLPVNQSTARLTLSPALLPRVRRFLDERRFDVVHLQEPLVPALPLTVLRHSKALNVGTFHAARKSAFVYHTTRPLIRRLQRKLDGKIAVSQAARDLVNRSYRGEYRIIPNGIDVDFYGRDIKPLPQLADGCFNILFVGRFDKRKGLSVLLRAMQLVQQMQPRTRLVLVGAYRPRQRRIYQRQVDQLGLRNVVFAGYVSQEDKQRYLKSSHVFCSPALGGESQGVVLLEAMAAGLPVVASDIPGYRALLLDGEGALLVPPKDDAALARTLLRLMRNETKRAQMTAFGEQRAQAFAWPKIAARVVDYYEELLNEREIGGRYWAFTPSAAEAAAR